Proteins from a genomic interval of Mesorhizobium sp. CAU 1732:
- a CDS encoding RHE_PE00001 family protein, with product MTYEIGKLLLESLLPAMARAEDQLARLDEIVRRSPAGEGFVERGHFFDAAASMWVAGELVHIEDLVLHDARMDVRAPTHELTIAHAILRSRRRIAGVEPSWAFSEAGLAALAGSAAIEPDRDFASPDPVGQVDLDSADERDDDPLAREFAHIDAVITRSQRVLEHLAEGVIPKPPERSLLAVGDLVIRDPDWDERERMAEWRNVLKATEEFPPVLSAALLFDAWETLEPLQRQHGLGGQLVAAHLRARGKVMSHLPTFHVGLKAVPRERRRAHGRTARLQAFLDAMSAAAEAGFKEIARLSHAREQMERKARGRRSSSSLPAAIELILSRPIVSAATVAKAAGVTPRGALNLIADLGIREATGRGRYRAWGVI from the coding sequence ATGACTTATGAAATCGGCAAATTGCTTCTGGAGAGCCTTCTGCCGGCCATGGCGCGGGCGGAAGATCAACTCGCCCGTTTGGACGAGATCGTGCGACGCAGTCCGGCGGGCGAGGGCTTTGTCGAGCGCGGACATTTCTTCGACGCGGCTGCCAGCATGTGGGTCGCCGGGGAACTCGTCCATATCGAGGATCTCGTTCTGCACGATGCCCGGATGGACGTCCGGGCGCCGACGCACGAGCTGACGATCGCGCACGCCATCCTTCGATCGCGACGTCGGATCGCCGGCGTCGAGCCGAGTTGGGCGTTCAGCGAAGCCGGCCTCGCCGCGCTCGCTGGATCCGCTGCCATAGAGCCGGACCGCGATTTTGCATCGCCTGACCCGGTAGGGCAGGTCGATCTTGATTCCGCGGACGAGCGGGATGACGACCCCCTCGCCAGGGAGTTCGCTCATATCGATGCCGTCATCACTCGCTCGCAGCGCGTATTGGAGCACCTAGCCGAAGGCGTCATTCCGAAGCCCCCCGAACGGTCGCTGCTGGCCGTTGGCGATCTCGTAATCCGCGATCCGGACTGGGATGAGCGCGAGCGCATGGCGGAGTGGCGCAACGTCTTGAAAGCCACAGAGGAATTCCCCCCGGTCCTGTCGGCGGCGCTTCTGTTCGATGCCTGGGAAACCCTCGAACCGCTGCAACGACAACATGGGTTGGGCGGCCAGCTCGTCGCTGCTCATCTACGCGCGCGGGGCAAGGTCATGTCGCACCTGCCGACCTTTCATGTCGGGCTGAAAGCCGTACCGCGTGAACGCAGGCGCGCGCACGGAAGGACGGCGCGACTCCAAGCGTTCCTCGATGCGATGTCGGCTGCGGCCGAAGCAGGCTTCAAGGAAATCGCTCGGCTCAGTCACGCGCGCGAGCAGATGGAGCGGAAGGCGAGGGGGCGGCGCTCTTCGAGCAGCTTGCCCGCGGCGATCGAGCTGATCCTGTCGCGCCCAATCGTCTCGGCGGCGACCGTGGCTAAGGCGGCTGGCGTGACCCCGCGCGGGGCGCTCAACCTGATCGCCGACCTCGGCATTCGCGAGGCGACCGGGAGGGGGCGATATCGAGCCTGGGGAGTCATTTAA
- a CDS encoding recombinase family protein, translating to MAADSQNQASRRPQGRLIGYARVSTDEQATEAQEIELRSAGCDLIVQEHGSGASRARPALAKLIRDIAAGDTLVVVRLDRLARSVSHLLEVIEDLAAKGAHFRSLRDPIDTSTPQGMFSLQVLGAVAQLERALISERTKAGIRAAKARGKKPGNPGIRERRPEALAKMTAAQKAAYGERVQATANQWLPTVRRMRPDHTWDDVARVLKQRGTEWTPERLRRAVKWMVAEGMADAVLLRKSPPRLPEDRLMTLVAGIHSSNPELTLREIAGQLERLHERTPRGGSKWSPSSVKNLIDRAKRSGLLTSGPNET from the coding sequence ATGGCCGCTGACTCACAAAATCAAGCTTCCCGTCGACCACAGGGTCGCCTTATCGGTTACGCCCGCGTCTCCACCGACGAGCAGGCGACGGAAGCGCAGGAGATCGAGCTACGCTCGGCCGGCTGCGACCTTATCGTACAGGAACACGGTTCGGGCGCATCGCGCGCTCGCCCTGCTCTTGCGAAACTGATCCGCGACATCGCCGCTGGCGACACACTGGTCGTCGTTCGTCTCGACCGCCTGGCGCGATCGGTCAGCCATCTGCTTGAGGTGATCGAGGATCTCGCTGCCAAGGGCGCGCATTTCCGCTCGCTGCGCGATCCGATCGACACGTCGACACCCCAGGGCATGTTCTCGCTGCAGGTTCTCGGCGCCGTGGCGCAGCTCGAGCGCGCGTTGATCTCGGAACGCACCAAAGCGGGGATCCGGGCTGCAAAAGCGAGAGGAAAGAAACCAGGAAATCCCGGTATTCGTGAGCGGCGGCCGGAGGCGCTGGCGAAGATGACGGCCGCGCAGAAGGCTGCCTATGGCGAGCGGGTCCAGGCGACCGCAAACCAGTGGCTTCCTACGGTACGCCGCATGCGGCCGGATCATACCTGGGACGATGTTGCCCGCGTCCTGAAGCAGCGGGGAACCGAGTGGACACCGGAACGACTGCGCCGTGCGGTGAAATGGATGGTAGCCGAGGGCATGGCGGATGCGGTTTTGCTCCGAAAATCCCCTCCCCGTCTTCCCGAGGACCGGCTGATGACGCTGGTTGCTGGCATTCACTCGTCCAATCCCGAGCTCACCCTTCGCGAGATCGCGGGCCAGCTCGAGCGCCTGCATGAGCGAACGCCGCGCGGCGGCTCGAAATGGTCGCCTTCCTCGGTCAAGAACCTGATCGATCGCGCCAAGCGATCGGGATTGCTGACCTCGGGGCCAAACGAGACGTGA
- the repB gene encoding plasmid partitioning protein RepB: MSRKNPFAELDIGSISNEKPASKPGYGMTGAAKVVVRSIEEMAENTKRLMEGETIIVLDPDALEVSFVPDRLSSDDEEYLELKQAIRDQGQSSPILVRPHPVDRNRYMVVFGHRRVRVARELGIKVNAVVKDLDDITSAIAQGQENSARSNLSFIERAYFARNLLEAGLTKDVVKSSLGIDDALLSKILSVFETVPQSMLDALGASKRIGRDRWLDLRQMLLNPAHVKVALEYVTTPSFLETAHEGRFESLHAFLKRYKKKSAAKTPKKDAGVTTWASKDELLKLAMNTKPRRVAIELTSAEARPFSDWLSSRLDRLYDEYRQTKPTNEGN; the protein is encoded by the coding sequence ATGTCTCGTAAGAATCCCTTTGCAGAACTGGATATCGGTTCGATTAGCAACGAAAAGCCCGCATCGAAGCCGGGATACGGTATGACGGGAGCTGCCAAAGTCGTCGTTCGGTCCATTGAGGAAATGGCGGAGAACACGAAAAGACTGATGGAGGGCGAGACGATCATCGTGCTCGATCCCGATGCTCTTGAAGTCTCATTTGTTCCCGACCGCCTTTCCAGCGATGACGAGGAGTATCTGGAGTTAAAGCAGGCGATACGCGACCAGGGACAGTCGAGCCCTATTCTCGTCCGTCCTCATCCCGTCGATCGAAACCGATACATGGTTGTTTTCGGCCACCGGCGCGTGCGCGTAGCGCGTGAGCTCGGTATCAAGGTCAACGCTGTCGTCAAGGATCTCGATGACATCACCTCGGCGATCGCACAGGGACAGGAGAATTCCGCTCGTTCGAACCTCTCGTTTATCGAGCGAGCATACTTCGCCCGGAACCTGCTCGAGGCTGGACTGACCAAGGACGTGGTCAAATCCTCCTTGGGCATCGATGATGCCTTGCTCTCCAAAATACTCAGCGTGTTCGAAACGGTTCCGCAGTCGATGTTGGATGCGCTTGGCGCGTCGAAAAGGATCGGCCGCGACAGGTGGCTCGATTTGCGCCAGATGCTGCTTAATCCAGCCCATGTGAAAGTGGCGCTTGAGTATGTGACGACCCCGAGCTTCCTCGAGACGGCGCATGAGGGTCGATTCGAGAGCCTGCATGCGTTCCTAAAGCGCTACAAGAAGAAGTCCGCTGCAAAGACGCCGAAGAAAGATGCCGGCGTCACGACCTGGGCATCGAAGGACGAGTTGCTCAAGCTGGCCATGAATACAAAGCCAAGAAGAGTTGCGATCGAATTGACCAGTGCTGAGGCGCGGCCGTTCAGCGATTGGCTCTCATCCCGACTGGACCGTCTTTACGACGAGTACAGGCAGACCAAACCAACAAACGAGGGAAACTGA
- the repC gene encoding plasmid replication protein RepC: MQTHITTTPFGRRALTLGQISSQVAAKAMPEAALTNKWKTFGHIREARELIGATDRGLAILNALLTFHRETDLSAESELVVWPSNEQLMARANGMPPTTLRRHLAVLVDCGLIIRRDSPNGKRFARRGRGGEVEQAYGFDLSPIVARASEFADLAETVQAEKKAFRVVRERLTLLRRDISKMIETAIEEHVPGNWGRVLQNYRSIVERLPRTAPRQLLEDICVDLEILHGDIREVLESFVKTQNPDANESHFGRHIQNSNPDQSYESKYGLREKEEAGGGAAETDNVRSLPKRDLPLSIVVNACPNVTDLSGGNEVRYWRDLVAAAETGRKVLGISPSAWQEACEVMGDQQAAITLVAIYQRTDQISSAGGYLRNLTDRAREGKFSTWPMIMALARAKLEESRKPDIAPAATKQDDVPKMPVSDALLKTLQKPRFRT, encoded by the coding sequence ATGCAGACGCATATCACAACGACGCCCTTTGGGCGGCGAGCGTTGACGCTTGGCCAGATTTCCAGCCAAGTGGCCGCCAAGGCCATGCCTGAAGCGGCACTGACGAACAAATGGAAGACATTCGGACATATCCGTGAAGCACGGGAGCTGATCGGCGCGACTGATCGCGGTCTCGCAATCCTGAACGCGCTGCTCACCTTTCATCGCGAAACCGATCTGTCTGCCGAGAGCGAGCTGGTCGTCTGGCCTTCTAACGAACAACTCATGGCACGCGCCAACGGCATGCCTCCGACCACACTTCGCCGGCATCTGGCCGTCCTCGTCGATTGCGGACTGATCATTCGCAGGGACAGCCCCAACGGCAAGCGCTTCGCCCGCCGGGGCAGGGGAGGAGAGGTCGAGCAGGCCTATGGCTTCGATCTGTCGCCGATCGTCGCCCGCGCCAGCGAGTTCGCAGACCTGGCCGAGACGGTGCAGGCTGAGAAGAAGGCCTTCAGGGTCGTGCGCGAGCGCCTTACGCTTCTGCGCCGTGACATCAGCAAGATGATTGAGACGGCCATCGAGGAGCATGTTCCGGGCAACTGGGGCAGGGTGCTGCAGAACTATCGCTCAATAGTCGAGAGGCTTCCTAGGACGGCGCCACGACAGCTTCTGGAGGATATCTGCGTTGATCTGGAGATCCTTCACGGCGATATCCGGGAAGTGTTGGAATCATTCGTAAAAACACAGAATCCGGACGCCAATGAGTCCCATTTTGGTCGCCACATACAGAATTCAAATCCAGACCAATCTTATGAATCTAAATATGGCTTACGAGAGAAGGAGGAAGCGGGCGGCGGCGCCGCGGAAACCGACAACGTGCGGAGCCTGCCGAAACGGGATCTGCCCCTGAGCATTGTAGTGAACGCCTGCCCGAACGTGACCGACCTGAGCGGCGGGAACGAGGTGCGATACTGGCGCGACCTTGTCGCTGCGGCCGAAACCGGACGGAAAGTCCTTGGGATCAGCCCCAGCGCCTGGCAGGAAGCTTGCGAGGTGATGGGCGACCAGCAGGCTGCGATCACACTGGTGGCGATTTACCAGCGGACGGACCAGATCAGCAGCGCCGGCGGCTATCTGCGAAATCTCACCGACAGGGCCCGGGAAGGCAAATTCTCGACATGGCCGATGATCATGGCCCTTGCGAGGGCGAAACTGGAGGAAAGCAGGAAGCCGGATATCGCACCGGCCGCCACCAAGCAGGACGATGTTCCGAAAATGCCGGTTTCCGACGCCTTGCTCAAAACGCTGCAGAAGCCACGGTTTCGGACGTGA